A region of Rhodoferax potami DNA encodes the following proteins:
- the dapF gene encoding diaminopimelate epimerase produces the protein MRIQFTKMQGAGNDFVVLDETRGRLGLTPAHYRYLGDRHFGVGADQILTVRPSPAEGIDFEYVIHNADGNEVEQCGNGSRCFARFVRDQGLTTKDRIRVKTMKGVIEPLLTPDGRVTVDMGPPVFEPAEIPFDATGLSLLPMGSWGYWPLAGVDPAQGAHLLIAAVSMGNPHAVTLVADVDAAPVGAWGPHVQADARFPQGVNVGFLQVVSRSEVRLRVYERGVGETLACGTGACAAVVAGIRLGLLDARADVQTRGGVLTIAWAGLGQSVFMTGPATTVFRGEIDLPE, from the coding sequence ATGCGAATCCAGTTCACCAAAATGCAGGGCGCGGGCAACGACTTCGTGGTGCTCGACGAAACCCGTGGCCGCCTCGGCCTGACCCCTGCGCATTACCGCTATCTGGGCGACCGCCATTTCGGCGTGGGTGCCGACCAGATCTTGACGGTGCGGCCTTCTCCGGCAGAAGGCATCGACTTCGAATACGTGATCCACAACGCGGATGGCAACGAGGTCGAACAGTGTGGAAACGGCTCCCGCTGCTTTGCCCGTTTTGTGCGCGACCAAGGTTTGACGACCAAAGACCGCATCCGCGTCAAGACCATGAAGGGCGTGATTGAGCCCCTGCTCACCCCCGATGGCCGTGTCACGGTCGATATGGGGCCCCCGGTGTTTGAGCCGGCCGAGATTCCTTTTGACGCTACGGGCTTGAGCCTCCTGCCCATGGGTTCATGGGGTTATTGGCCTCTGGCCGGCGTTGATCCAGCGCAGGGTGCTCATCTTTTGATAGCTGCGGTCTCGATGGGCAACCCCCACGCGGTCACCCTGGTGGCCGATGTGGATGCGGCACCGGTCGGCGCATGGGGCCCGCACGTGCAGGCCGATGCCCGTTTCCCGCAAGGCGTGAACGTGGGCTTTTTGCAGGTGGTGAGCCGCAGCGAAGTGCGCTTGCGTGTTTACGAGCGCGGCGTGGGCGAAACCCTGGCCTGTGGCACCGGCGCTTGCGCGGCAGTCGTGGCGGGCATTCGTCTGGGGCTGCTGGATGCGCGGGCGGACGTGCAAACCCGGGGCGGTGTGCTCACCATCGCGTGGGCGGGCCTCGGGCAATCGGTGTTCATGACCGGCCCGGCCACGACTGTTTTTCGCGGCGAAATTGATTTACCCGAATAA
- a CDS encoding DUF484 family protein — protein MTTPINQALANPITEDDIANFLANNPDFFQRHAELLATVQFTSPHSHRAVSLQERQAEMLREKIKLLEQRIMEMIRHGNENVLLSDKILRWARSLFLTINPAELPTEIVREIQDQFAVPQVGLRLWGLAESFASIPAAQAVSEDAKVFATSLNEPFCGLNTGFEAVSWLDQPTGMSSLALIPLRSGVAGSSAPAFGMLVLASSDSQRFNSSMGTEFLARIGEIASAALSRLR, from the coding sequence ATGACTACACCTATCAACCAAGCCTTGGCAAACCCGATCACCGAAGACGACATTGCCAACTTTCTGGCGAACAACCCCGATTTCTTCCAGCGCCACGCAGAGCTGTTGGCTACGGTGCAGTTCACCAGCCCGCACAGCCACCGCGCGGTGAGTCTGCAAGAGCGTCAGGCAGAAATGCTGCGCGAGAAAATCAAATTGCTGGAGCAGCGCATCATGGAAATGATCCGCCACGGCAATGAGAACGTGCTCCTGTCCGACAAAATTTTGCGTTGGGCGCGCTCGCTGTTCCTCACCATCAACCCGGCAGAACTGCCCACTGAGATCGTGCGGGAGATCCAGGATCAGTTTGCGGTGCCCCAAGTGGGTTTGCGCTTGTGGGGCTTGGCAGAGAGTTTTGCCAGTATTCCTGCCGCGCAAGCGGTGAGTGAAGACGCCAAGGTATTTGCCACCTCCTTGAATGAGCCCTTTTGCGGGCTCAACACCGGCTTCGAGGCCGTGAGCTGGCTGGACCAGCCGACCGGCATGAGCTCTCTGGCCTTGATCCCGTTGCGCAGCGGTGTCGCCGGTAGCTCTGCCCCTGCTTTCGGCATGTTGGTGCTGGCGTCGAGCGACTCCCAGCGCTTCAACAGCAGCATGGGAACCGAGTTTTTGGCCCGTATCGGCGAGATCGCCAGCGCCGCCCTTTCGCGCTTACGCTGA
- a CDS encoding tyrosine recombinase XerC, producing MPADDRALIDKYLEFVRVEKRLAARTVELYALDLARLHEQAERADVGLREVQNHHIRRWVAQMHVAGRSGRGIALILSGWRGFFAWLGRDGLVPSNPVQDVRSPKAPKPLPKALAVDDAVQFADFESDDDAWFEARDAAMVELLYGSGLRVGELVGLDVVAGKDAKGWVDLQAAEAHVLGKGAKRRSVPVGATALKALQRWLDLRGPSGTRGAAPVHASGADGASALFTGRNGTRLTAQGIWQRLKRRSQLAGLNVPVHPHMLRHSFASHVLQSSGDLRGVQELLGHANITTTQVYTRLDFQHLAKAYDAAHPRAKLKR from the coding sequence ATGCCCGCGGACGATCGTGCCCTGATCGACAAGTATCTGGAGTTCGTGCGGGTTGAAAAGCGCTTGGCGGCGCGCACTGTCGAGCTTTATGCCTTGGACTTGGCCCGCCTGCACGAGCAGGCAGAGCGCGCCGATGTCGGGTTGCGCGAGGTGCAAAACCATCACATCCGCCGCTGGGTTGCGCAAATGCATGTCGCGGGCCGCAGCGGCCGTGGCATCGCGTTGATTTTGTCGGGGTGGCGAGGTTTTTTCGCCTGGTTGGGGCGGGATGGGCTGGTGCCCAGCAACCCGGTGCAAGACGTGCGCTCGCCAAAAGCCCCCAAGCCACTACCCAAAGCGCTGGCGGTCGACGATGCAGTGCAATTCGCAGACTTTGAAAGTGATGACGATGCCTGGTTCGAGGCCCGCGATGCCGCCATGGTGGAGCTGCTCTACGGCAGCGGCCTGCGGGTCGGGGAGTTGGTGGGTCTGGATGTCGTGGCTGGCAAAGACGCCAAAGGCTGGGTCGATCTGCAGGCGGCAGAAGCCCATGTGCTGGGCAAAGGCGCCAAGCGCCGGAGTGTGCCGGTCGGCGCCACCGCCCTGAAGGCCTTGCAACGGTGGCTGGACTTGCGTGGCCCATCAGGCACCCGGGGCGCAGCACCAGTGCATGCGTCTGGTGCGGATGGCGCGTCTGCCCTGTTCACCGGCCGCAATGGCACCCGGCTCACCGCGCAAGGCATCTGGCAGCGCTTGAAGCGCCGCAGCCAGCTTGCCGGCCTGAATGTGCCGGTGCATCCGCATATGCTGCGCCACTCGTTCGCCAGCCATGTGCTGCAAAGCAGCGGCGACCTGCGCGGCGTGCAGGAGCTGCTGGGCCATGCCAACATCACCACCACACAGGTGTACACCCGGCTGGACTTTCAGCACCTGGCCAAGGCTTATGACGCCGCGCATCCCCGCGCCAAGCTCAAGCGCTGA
- a CDS encoding class I SAM-dependent rRNA methyltransferase, producing the protein MKIIRLRAGKERSLLRRHPWIFESAIAKGGGDSGETVRVESAEGAFLGWAAFSPQSKIRARVWSFDEKQRIDASFFIAACASAISARARFDVKSDGVRLIHGESDGLPGLIVDRYGDTLVAQFTSAGVEKWKSAIADALLSATGLTKLYERSDASSRALEGLPEATGWLRGEGPTDLVLREHDWTLALSISEGHKTGFYLDQRDSRQRFAEATRRLGFQRVLNCYCYTGGFTVAALSGGAGHVTSIDSSGPAIEKARANVALNGFDASRTTFMDADVNASLRAFAAEGRTFDAIILDPPKFAPTVAHAERAARAYKDINRLAFKLLEPGGVLFTYSCSGGISADLFHKIIAGAGSDAGVDGFITDRMGGAPDHPMTIAFPEGEYLKGLVVMRR; encoded by the coding sequence ATGAAAATCATTCGCCTGCGCGCCGGCAAAGAGCGCTCCTTGTTGCGTCGTCATCCTTGGATCTTCGAGTCCGCCATTGCCAAAGGGGGCGGCGACAGCGGCGAAACCGTGCGGGTGGAGTCGGCGGAAGGGGCATTTTTGGGTTGGGCAGCTTTCAGCCCGCAATCCAAAATACGTGCACGTGTCTGGAGTTTTGACGAGAAGCAGCGGATTGATGCTAGCTTTTTTATAGCTGCTTGCGCAAGCGCTATAAGCGCCAGAGCCCGATTTGATGTTAAAAGCGACGGCGTTCGGCTGATCCATGGCGAGTCCGACGGCTTGCCGGGCCTGATTGTCGACCGTTATGGCGATACGTTGGTCGCTCAGTTCACCTCAGCGGGTGTTGAGAAATGGAAGTCCGCCATTGCCGATGCACTGCTCTCCGCCACGGGTTTGACCAAGTTGTATGAGCGGTCGGATGCCAGCAGCCGTGCGCTCGAGGGGCTGCCCGAGGCCACCGGCTGGTTGCGCGGTGAGGGGCCCACCGATCTGGTGCTGCGCGAGCACGATTGGACTTTGGCGCTCAGCATTTCCGAGGGCCACAAAACCGGCTTTTACCTGGACCAGCGCGACAGCCGCCAACGGTTTGCAGAGGCGACCCGCCGCTTGGGTTTCCAGCGGGTGCTCAATTGCTACTGCTACACCGGCGGATTTACGGTGGCTGCGTTGTCCGGTGGTGCCGGGCATGTGACATCGATTGACTCCAGTGGTCCTGCCATTGAAAAAGCGCGTGCCAATGTGGCGCTCAACGGTTTTGACGCGAGCCGGACCACGTTCATGGATGCCGATGTCAACGCCAGCCTGCGAGCCTTTGCGGCCGAAGGGCGCACGTTTGATGCCATCATTTTGGATCCGCCCAAGTTCGCGCCGACAGTGGCTCACGCCGAGCGCGCGGCCCGGGCGTACAAGGACATCAACCGCTTGGCGTTCAAATTGTTGGAGCCTGGTGGCGTGCTGTTTACCTACAGCTGCTCGGGCGGTATCAGTGCGGACCTTTTCCACAAAATCATTGCCGGAGCCGGCTCGGATGCGGGCGTCGACGGATTTATCACCGACCGCATGGGCGGTGCGCCGGATCACCCGATGACGATTGCTTTCCCAGAAGGGGAGTACCTTAAAGGCCTGGTGGTGATGCGCCGCTGA
- a CDS encoding CobW family GTP-binding protein: MSLIPATILTGFLGSGKTTLLKRVLAEAHGQKIAVIENEFGEENIDSDILVSDTNEQIIQMSNGCVCCTIREDLRTTLKDLAEKKRKGELDFERVVIETTGVADPGPVAQTFFMDDEIAETYLLDSILTLVDAKHAVQQLNDRQEARRQIGFADQIFISKSDLVSKKELDALMHRIKHMNPRAPQKAVHFGEVSLQEVFDLRGFNLNAKLDIDPDFLKDDDHHHDHAHGEHCDHPSHAHDHATHGHHHHHEDDVKSFVFKSERPFDPAKLEDFLGAIVNIYGPRMLRYKGVLNMKGTDRKVIFQGVHQLMGSDLGPAWGEAEVRTSKMVFIGIDLPKDIFLQGMEQSLV, from the coding sequence ATGAGCTTGATCCCCGCCACCATCCTGACCGGCTTTCTGGGTTCCGGTAAAACCACCTTGCTCAAGCGCGTGCTGGCTGAGGCCCATGGCCAAAAGATTGCCGTGATCGAAAATGAGTTCGGTGAAGAGAATATCGACAGCGATATTCTGGTCAGCGACACCAACGAGCAGATCATTCAAATGAGCAACGGTTGCGTCTGCTGCACCATTCGCGAAGACTTACGCACTACCTTGAAGGACTTGGCAGAAAAGAAGCGCAAGGGCGAGCTTGATTTTGAACGGGTGGTGATCGAGACCACCGGCGTGGCCGATCCCGGCCCCGTGGCGCAGACCTTCTTTATGGACGATGAAATCGCCGAGACCTATTTGCTGGACTCGATTCTGACCTTGGTCGATGCCAAACACGCAGTGCAGCAGCTCAATGATCGCCAGGAGGCGCGCCGCCAAATCGGGTTTGCCGACCAGATCTTTATCAGCAAGTCAGATTTGGTATCTAAAAAGGAGCTGGATGCCTTGATGCACCGCATCAAGCACATGAACCCGCGCGCGCCGCAAAAAGCGGTGCATTTCGGCGAAGTGTCTCTCCAAGAAGTATTTGATCTGCGCGGCTTTAACCTCAACGCCAAGCTCGATATTGATCCGGACTTCCTCAAGGACGATGACCACCACCACGACCATGCCCATGGAGAGCATTGCGACCACCCGTCGCACGCCCATGACCATGCGACCCACGGTCACCACCACCATCACGAAGATGATGTGAAGAGTTTTGTGTTCAAGTCAGAGCGTCCGTTCGACCCAGCCAAGCTGGAAGACTTCCTGGGTGCCATCGTCAATATCTATGGCCCGCGCATGCTTCGCTACAAGGGCGTGTTGAATATGAAGGGCACCGACCGCAAGGTGATCTTCCAAGGCGTGCACCAGCTCATGGGCAGCGATTTGGGCCCCGCGTGGGGTGAGGCAGAAGTGCGCACCAGCAAGATGGTGTTCATTGGTATTGATCTGCCCAAAGACATTTTCTTGCAAGGCATGGAGCAGTCTTTGGTTTAA
- the dksA gene encoding RNA polymerase-binding protein DksA has translation MNAKSGKDSKAKEAPAKVKPAAVKAAAKSAAKPTAKVVAKAPVATPPSSKAAVKTTVPAPVKTTTKTADKAPVKSAAKTAAATPAKTKPAAEKAVVKPVAVAAPVVAPAPTVPAKAGRPSSRLAQLTVPSMAQSVASTAAKASYNHSMSSPVIAPVIPAIVKKDAKLANNWKNKTVTEMTDAELLAMPDSEYMNEMQLAYFRLKLTELKRGILASAGETTEHLREDTSVVPDPADRATIEEEHALELRTRDRERKLLKKIEQSIGRIDSGDYGYCDETGEPIGVGRLLARPTATLSLEAQQRRELKQKMFGD, from the coding sequence GTGAACGCGAAGTCCGGGAAAGATAGCAAGGCCAAAGAAGCCCCTGCCAAAGTCAAGCCAGCTGCCGTCAAGGCCGCTGCAAAATCCGCTGCCAAGCCAACTGCGAAAGTCGTTGCCAAAGCACCTGTCGCTACACCACCGAGCAGCAAAGCCGCTGTCAAAACCACGGTTCCTGCCCCTGTGAAAACAACTACCAAGACTGCTGACAAAGCGCCTGTGAAATCCGCCGCCAAAACAGCTGCTGCAACGCCTGCAAAAACCAAGCCTGCCGCCGAAAAAGCGGTTGTCAAGCCGGTGGCCGTTGCCGCGCCGGTGGTTGCTCCGGCTCCCACAGTGCCTGCCAAAGCAGGCCGCCCGTCTTCGCGACTGGCCCAGCTCACGGTGCCCTCTATGGCGCAGTCAGTCGCCTCAACGGCTGCCAAAGCCAGTTATAACCATTCCATGTCTTCCCCTGTTATTGCTCCCGTAATTCCTGCTATCGTGAAAAAAGACGCGAAACTTGCCAATAATTGGAAAAACAAAACGGTGACCGAAATGACGGATGCTGAACTGTTGGCGATGCCCGACTCCGAATACATGAACGAGATGCAGCTCGCATATTTCCGCCTGAAGCTCACCGAGCTCAAGCGCGGAATTCTTGCGAGCGCCGGAGAGACTACTGAACATTTGCGTGAAGACACCTCGGTGGTGCCCGATCCTGCAGATCGTGCAACCATTGAAGAAGAGCACGCTTTGGAGCTGCGCACCCGCGACCGCGAACGCAAGTTGCTGAAGAAGATTGAGCAGTCCATCGGGCGTATCGATTCCGGCGACTATGGCTATTGCGATGAAACCGGTGAGCCAATCGGTGTCGGTCGTTTGCTCGCCCGCCCAACGGCGACGCTCTCTTTGGAAGCGCAGCAACGCCGCGAGCTGAAGCAGAAAATGTTCGGGGATTAA
- a CDS encoding STAS domain-containing protein, producing the protein MATKDERPGLLSKVAMFVRNPTKDWSDISRTETEPDSAYDKQALKAMIERKRQNDFVRKREFDQLRKLRNRDPSAVANLARPSFFQSSIPTDPDGRAVTLKKIDEIEAQMSKQWWKGKQDAAAAANAGSEQRLSAVPPASDTQQSLSASGASAGTGYGGGAAASTLPIMRGAPDQPGASAPQTEYAATQMGQPTEPMFAPPASKAPGSKPSFARATESSDLSFTTSKLLALEVSDAAADPELEEAAIRFANGDDHGAESSLISALRRGVADASTAFNWAAALMDLYRATQNRERFDWAIVEFAHLWDERVPRWDVVQLNTAFGAETTLAAPFVPEPVAGEYVEADPMWSCPQFLDVQGMEALRLVLSTQPMPWTLDWTALERIDAPAMPLLSGLFASLCDEPVSLRFAGASQLLTALQFLTPSANRSVDSAWWIVRLNVLRALQCLDDFELVALDYCITYEVSPPAWAPARCDYSAVHFRSAHAVSADFVSTSPMGVGSVTLTSQELRGVVAGDTTALLAGLDSARDQSNNIVISCRFLVRVDFSAAGTILNWVVSRQAEGCMVQFQDVHRLVAAFFNVIGISEHARVVPRDL; encoded by the coding sequence ATGGCAACCAAAGACGAACGTCCCGGCCTACTTTCCAAAGTGGCGATGTTCGTCCGCAATCCGACCAAAGACTGGTCGGATATCTCTCGCACCGAGACGGAGCCGGATAGTGCTTACGACAAGCAGGCTCTCAAGGCCATGATTGAGCGCAAGCGACAAAACGACTTTGTCCGCAAGCGTGAATTCGACCAGCTCCGCAAACTGCGCAATAGAGACCCCTCTGCGGTCGCAAATCTTGCACGCCCTTCGTTTTTCCAGAGCAGTATTCCCACCGACCCCGACGGTCGTGCGGTGACCCTGAAGAAAATCGACGAAATCGAAGCGCAGATGTCCAAGCAGTGGTGGAAAGGCAAGCAAGACGCTGCTGCCGCTGCGAATGCGGGGAGTGAACAGCGCCTGTCCGCAGTTCCTCCTGCCAGTGACACACAACAGTCTTTGTCGGCGAGTGGAGCCTCCGCTGGTACCGGGTATGGGGGGGGCGCCGCTGCATCTACATTGCCCATCATGCGCGGAGCACCGGATCAGCCGGGAGCAAGCGCACCGCAAACGGAATATGCGGCTACGCAAATGGGCCAGCCGACTGAGCCAATGTTTGCTCCACCGGCGTCTAAGGCGCCTGGGAGCAAGCCTTCATTCGCCCGAGCCACAGAGTCCTCTGATCTCTCGTTCACGACTTCCAAGCTGCTGGCTTTGGAAGTTTCCGACGCGGCTGCTGATCCTGAACTGGAGGAAGCCGCCATCCGCTTTGCCAATGGCGACGATCACGGGGCGGAAAGTAGCCTGATCAGCGCGTTGCGACGCGGTGTGGCGGATGCCTCGACGGCGTTTAACTGGGCAGCTGCCCTGATGGACCTCTACCGAGCCACTCAAAATCGTGAACGTTTTGATTGGGCTATCGTAGAGTTTGCGCACCTGTGGGACGAGCGGGTGCCTCGTTGGGATGTTGTTCAGCTCAACACGGCGTTCGGTGCGGAAACGACCTTGGCGGCGCCCTTTGTGCCAGAGCCAGTGGCTGGAGAGTACGTCGAAGCGGATCCGATGTGGTCCTGCCCTCAGTTTTTGGACGTCCAAGGAATGGAGGCTTTGCGCCTCGTGCTGTCGACTCAGCCTATGCCATGGACTTTGGACTGGACTGCGCTTGAGCGTATCGATGCCCCTGCGATGCCTTTGCTTTCTGGATTGTTTGCCAGTTTGTGCGACGAGCCCGTCTCGTTGCGGTTCGCTGGTGCATCGCAATTGTTGACGGCGCTGCAATTCTTGACGCCTTCCGCCAATCGCAGTGTTGATTCTGCGTGGTGGATTGTTCGTTTAAACGTTTTACGAGCTTTGCAGTGTCTTGACGATTTTGAGCTGGTGGCGTTGGACTACTGCATCACCTATGAGGTTTCTCCCCCTGCATGGGCCCCGGCGCGCTGTGACTATTCAGCCGTTCATTTCCGCTCTGCTCATGCAGTTTCCGCTGATTTCGTTTCGACTTCGCCGATGGGTGTGGGCTCGGTCACCCTGACCAGTCAAGAGCTGCGCGGGGTCGTGGCCGGCGATACAACGGCACTATTGGCGGGGCTGGACAGCGCACGCGACCAGTCCAACAACATTGTGATTTCTTGTCGATTTTTGGTCCGGGTCGACTTCTCTGCGGCAGGAACGATCTTGAACTGGGTCGTTTCGCGTCAGGCGGAGGGCTGTATGGTGCAGTTTCAAGATGTGCATCGTTTGGTTGCCGCTTTTTTCAATGTGATTGGCATCAGCGAACACGCACGCGTTGTGCCACGCGACCTTTAA
- the hslV gene encoding ATP-dependent protease subunit HslV, whose product MEQFHGTTIISVRRKTAAGVQVAIGGDGQVTLGNIVVKGSARKVRKLYHGKVLAGFAGATADAFTLFERFEAKLEKHQGHLVRAAIELTKDWRTDRVLRKLEAMLAVADKDASLIITGNGDVLEPENGIVTIGSGGAYAQAAAVALLNHSDLPAADIVKRSLEIAGELCIYTNMHHTIETL is encoded by the coding sequence ATGGAACAATTTCACGGAACGACCATCATCAGTGTGCGGCGCAAAACTGCTGCGGGTGTTCAGGTCGCGATCGGCGGTGACGGACAAGTCACTTTGGGCAACATCGTGGTTAAGGGCTCTGCCCGGAAAGTACGCAAGCTCTATCACGGCAAAGTGCTGGCTGGCTTTGCAGGTGCTACGGCGGATGCCTTCACTTTGTTTGAGCGTTTTGAAGCCAAGCTTGAAAAACACCAAGGTCATTTGGTGCGGGCGGCGATTGAGTTGACCAAGGATTGGCGCACTGATCGCGTATTGCGCAAGCTGGAGGCGATGTTGGCAGTGGCGGACAAAGATGCGTCGTTGATCATTACAGGAAACGGGGATGTGCTCGAGCCCGAAAACGGGATCGTCACCATCGGATCCGGTGGTGCATATGCCCAAGCCGCTGCGGTTGCCTTGCTCAATCACTCAGATCTCCCGGCCGCGGATATTGTGAAGCGCTCACTCGAAATTGCAGGTGAGCTGTGCATCTACACCAATATGCACCACACCATCGAAACCCTGTAA
- the hslU gene encoding ATP-dependent protease ATPase subunit HslU: MQTLTPRGIVAELDKHIVGQAQAKRAVAIALRNRWRRQMVEGDLRHEITPKNILMIGPTGVGKTEIARRLAKLADAPFIKVEATKFTEVGYVGKDVDAIIRDLAEIAVKQVREQEKRKVARRAEDAAEERILDILVPPPRFDASATSTADAPESSTRQAFRKKLREGQLDDREIELDLAMQAPSLEVMGPAGMEEMTEQLRGLFGQMGQGKKQIRKLRIAEAAKLLAEEEAAKLVNEDHIKTQAIQTLEQNGIVFIDEIDKVTSRGEGNGGEVSRQGVQRDLLPLVEGTTVTTKYGMVKTDHILFVASGAFHLSKPSDLIPELQGRFPIRVELQSLSVQDFEAILTQTHASLIKQYQALLATESVSLEFTADGITRLAQIAFDVNERTENIGARRLATVMERLLDDVSFDAGDLGGQTIQIDARYVDERLGALSQDEDLSRFIL, translated from the coding sequence ATGCAGACGCTCACTCCCCGCGGCATCGTTGCCGAGTTAGATAAACACATTGTTGGCCAAGCGCAGGCGAAACGTGCGGTTGCGATCGCCTTGCGCAATCGTTGGCGCCGGCAGATGGTCGAGGGCGATTTGCGTCATGAAATTACGCCCAAGAATATTCTGATGATCGGCCCTACTGGCGTCGGTAAAACGGAGATTGCGCGACGCCTGGCAAAGCTGGCCGATGCACCGTTCATCAAGGTCGAGGCGACCAAGTTCACCGAGGTTGGTTATGTGGGCAAAGACGTGGATGCCATCATTCGCGATCTGGCAGAAATTGCCGTAAAGCAGGTTCGGGAGCAAGAGAAGCGCAAAGTTGCCCGCCGGGCTGAAGACGCTGCCGAAGAGCGGATTTTGGATATCCTGGTGCCACCTCCGCGGTTCGATGCCAGCGCCACTTCAACAGCCGACGCCCCCGAGAGCTCCACGCGCCAAGCGTTTCGCAAGAAGCTGCGCGAGGGACAGCTCGATGATCGTGAGATCGAGTTAGACCTCGCCATGCAAGCGCCGAGCTTGGAAGTCATGGGGCCTGCGGGCATGGAGGAGATGACCGAACAGCTTCGCGGGCTCTTTGGTCAAATGGGCCAAGGCAAGAAGCAAATCCGCAAATTGCGGATTGCAGAGGCCGCCAAACTGCTGGCCGAGGAAGAGGCTGCCAAGCTGGTCAACGAAGACCACATCAAAACCCAGGCGATCCAAACCCTGGAGCAAAACGGCATTGTTTTTATTGATGAAATTGACAAGGTGACCTCCCGTGGTGAGGGCAATGGGGGCGAGGTTTCCAGGCAAGGTGTTCAGCGTGATCTGCTCCCCTTGGTCGAAGGAACCACGGTCACTACCAAGTACGGCATGGTGAAGACGGACCATATTTTGTTCGTCGCATCGGGCGCCTTCCATTTGAGCAAGCCGAGCGATCTGATTCCTGAATTGCAAGGACGCTTCCCGATCCGCGTGGAATTGCAGTCTTTGTCGGTTCAAGATTTTGAAGCGATCTTGACCCAAACCCATGCATCTTTGATCAAGCAATACCAAGCTTTGCTGGCCACTGAGTCTGTATCGCTGGAGTTCACAGCGGATGGCATTACCCGGCTTGCGCAAATCGCGTTCGATGTGAACGAGCGAACCGAAAACATCGGTGCTCGCCGCTTGGCGACGGTGATGGAGCGTTTGCTGGATGATGTGAGTTTCGATGCGGGAGACCTGGGTGGCCAAACCATCCAGATCGATGCACGCTACGTGGATGAGCGTCTCGGGGCGCTGAGTCAGGACGAAGACTTGTCCCGATTTATTCTGTGA
- the mraZ gene encoding division/cell wall cluster transcriptional repressor MraZ encodes MFQGASSLSLDAKGRLSVPTRHRDVLSATAAGQLTITKHPHGCLMVFPRPEWEKFRERIAALPMSAQWWKRIFLGNAMDVEMDGTGRVLISPELRESAGIAKDTMLLGMGNHFELWDKATYDEQEAKAMQGDMPDVFKDFSF; translated from the coding sequence GTGTTCCAAGGGGCTTCGTCTCTCAGTCTTGATGCCAAGGGTCGCCTGTCGGTGCCGACACGGCATCGTGACGTCTTGAGTGCGACGGCTGCCGGACAACTCACGATCACCAAGCACCCCCACGGTTGCCTGATGGTTTTCCCGCGTCCGGAGTGGGAAAAGTTCAGGGAGCGTATCGCTGCATTGCCGATGTCGGCGCAGTGGTGGAAACGGATTTTTTTGGGCAATGCCATGGATGTCGAGATGGATGGCACCGGCCGCGTGCTGATCTCGCCAGAACTCCGGGAGTCCGCAGGTATTGCCAAAGACACCATGCTGCTTGGCATGGGCAATCATTTTGAGTTGTGGGACAAAGCGACCTACGACGAACAAGAGGCCAAGGCGATGCAGGGTGACATGCCCGACGTCTTCAAGGACTTTTCTTTTTAA